From the Salinimicrobium tongyeongense genome, one window contains:
- a CDS encoding zinc-dependent alcohol dehydrogenase, with product MLAMNYRGPFRIRADRDRPFPEIEHPEDAIVKVTRSCICGSDLHLYHGLVPDTRVGTTFGHEFIGEVVDVGASVTKVKVGDQVMVPFNIACGKCAFCRQEMYGMCHEANPQSTAAGGIFGYSHTTGGYHGGQAEYVRVPYANVGPTVIPDWMHPDDAVLLTDVVPTGYQAAEMGGIQEGDTVVVFGAGPIGIMAAKSAWLFGAGRVIVIDKLDYRLEFVKEFAQCEVYNFTALEDPVVFIKKITDSLGADVCIDAVGAEAAGDTMNTMLGRKLLMQGGSTTALHWAINSVKKGGIVSIVGVYGPIDALVPIGNVVNKGITIRASQASVKRLLPKMIEHVKSGAIKPKEMITHRIPLEEVAEGYHIFSNKLDNCIKTVLIPPTA from the coding sequence ATGCTAGCAATGAATTACCGCGGTCCTTTCAGGATTCGTGCAGACCGAGACCGCCCTTTCCCCGAAATTGAGCATCCCGAAGATGCTATTGTAAAAGTTACCAGAAGCTGTATTTGTGGCTCAGACCTTCACCTGTATCACGGCCTGGTGCCCGATACCCGTGTGGGAACTACTTTTGGCCATGAATTTATAGGAGAAGTGGTAGATGTAGGCGCATCGGTCACTAAAGTGAAGGTGGGTGACCAGGTGATGGTGCCCTTTAACATTGCCTGTGGGAAATGTGCTTTTTGCAGGCAGGAGATGTATGGGATGTGCCATGAAGCCAATCCGCAGTCTACCGCTGCCGGGGGGATTTTCGGGTATTCGCACACCACCGGGGGTTACCACGGCGGGCAGGCAGAATATGTGCGGGTTCCTTATGCCAATGTTGGCCCCACGGTAATTCCAGACTGGATGCACCCCGATGATGCCGTGCTGCTTACCGATGTGGTACCCACAGGATATCAGGCTGCCGAAATGGGAGGAATTCAGGAAGGTGATACGGTGGTGGTTTTTGGTGCAGGCCCCATTGGGATCATGGCAGCAAAATCGGCCTGGCTATTTGGAGCAGGCAGGGTGATCGTGATAGATAAGCTCGATTACCGGCTTGAATTTGTAAAGGAATTCGCACAATGCGAGGTGTATAACTTCACGGCACTTGAAGACCCTGTGGTGTTCATTAAAAAAATCACAGATTCCCTGGGAGCCGATGTTTGTATAGATGCCGTGGGTGCCGAAGCCGCAGGAGATACTATGAACACCATGCTGGGGCGAAAACTCCTCATGCAGGGAGGTTCAACAACCGCATTGCACTGGGCAATTAATTCGGTCAAAAAAGGCGGAATTGTTTCTATAGTCGGTGTGTATGGGCCTATAGATGCGCTGGTGCCCATAGGGAATGTGGTGAACAAGGGCATTACCATCAGGGCGAGCCAGGCTTCGGTAAAAAGGCTGCTGCCAAAAATGATAGAGCACGTAAAATCGGGCGCAATAAAGCCGAAAGAAATGATCACGCACCGAATCCCGCTGGAAGAGGTGGCCGAGGGTTACCACATTTTCAGCAATAAGCTCGACAATTGTATAAAAACCGTGCTTATCCCGCCAACAGCATAA
- the thrC gene encoding threonine synthase translates to MKYFSLNDKNHKVNFETAVLNSLGPKKGLYFPQEIKKLPQQFFEQISSLTPTQIAQKAIGPYVEDEIPPAELSKIIENTLDFDFPVKAVEDRVGVLELFHGPTLAFKDVGARFMAGSLGYFIKKGNLPGLTVLVATSGDTGGAVARGFLKVKGIEVVILYPKGKVSEIQEKQLTTLGENITALEVDGPFDTCQNMVKTAFLDPEIRQHKKLTSANSINVARWLPQMFYYFLAYRQLKHKDQKLAFSVPSGNFGNICAGLLAKEMGLPIDHFVAANNENNVVTRFLQTQKYEPTASVQTISNAMDVGDPSNFIRILELFSNNFEDLKKNLSSYSVSDSQTKQAVKEVFENTGYLLDPHGAVGYLGLKEFLKTHKDHYGIFLETAHPVKFLETIEAVIEKKIPLPPEIENLKHQEKKAVQISDYEDLKNFLLK, encoded by the coding sequence ATGAAGTACTTCAGTTTAAACGATAAAAACCATAAAGTAAATTTCGAAACCGCAGTGCTTAATAGTCTAGGGCCAAAAAAAGGGCTTTACTTTCCGCAGGAAATAAAAAAGCTGCCGCAGCAGTTTTTTGAACAAATCTCTTCCCTTACACCTACCCAAATTGCGCAAAAAGCGATTGGTCCCTATGTGGAAGATGAAATCCCCCCAGCCGAACTCTCAAAAATTATAGAAAACACGCTTGATTTTGACTTTCCGGTAAAAGCTGTGGAAGACCGGGTGGGTGTACTCGAACTGTTTCACGGCCCTACCCTGGCTTTTAAAGATGTGGGTGCCAGATTTATGGCGGGCAGCCTGGGCTATTTCATAAAGAAAGGCAATCTTCCAGGCCTTACCGTGCTGGTAGCAACATCGGGCGATACCGGCGGCGCCGTGGCCCGTGGGTTCCTGAAGGTTAAAGGCATTGAAGTGGTCATTCTCTACCCAAAGGGGAAAGTAAGTGAGATCCAGGAGAAACAGCTCACCACGCTGGGGGAAAATATCACGGCCCTCGAGGTTGACGGGCCTTTTGACACCTGCCAGAACATGGTAAAAACGGCATTTCTGGATCCAGAAATTCGGCAGCACAAAAAACTCACTTCGGCCAATTCGATCAATGTGGCGCGCTGGCTGCCTCAAATGTTCTACTATTTCCTGGCCTACCGGCAGCTTAAGCACAAAGATCAGAAACTGGCTTTTTCGGTGCCCAGTGGAAACTTCGGAAATATTTGCGCCGGGCTCCTCGCCAAAGAAATGGGGCTGCCTATTGACCATTTTGTAGCTGCCAACAATGAGAACAACGTGGTCACCCGGTTTTTGCAAACGCAAAAATATGAACCTACCGCCAGTGTGCAGACCATCTCTAACGCTATGGATGTGGGCGATCCTAGCAATTTTATAAGGATCCTGGAGCTCTTCAGCAATAATTTTGAAGACCTTAAAAAGAATTTATCCTCTTACAGTGTTAGCGATTCCCAGACCAAACAGGCTGTAAAAGAGGTTTTTGAAAATACGGGATACTTGCTCGATCCACATGGTGCTGTAGGCTATTTAGGGCTTAAAGAATTTCTGAAAACCCATAAAGATCACTACGGAATTTTCCTCGAAACGGCCCACCCCGTAAAGTTTCTGGAAACTATTGAAGCTGTGATCGAAAAAAAGATCCCGCTCCCGCCCGAAATTGAAAACCTGAAACACCAGGAAAAAAAAGCTGTGCAAATTTCGGATTACGAAGACCTGAAGAATTTTCTTCTGAAATAA
- a CDS encoding homoserine kinase — MEEIKVFAPATVANLSCGFDVLGCCLESIGDEMLLRKNSSGEIRITMITGQDLPLEADKNVAGVAVRALLKKLGSQQGFDIGIYKKIKAGSGIGSSAASSAGAVFAANKLLKEPFSPEELIPFAMEGERLASGNAHADNVAPALLGGFNLIRSYEPLEVIPLPSPQDLRMVILHPLIEVKTMDSRSIIRQNISLQKAVKQWDNLGAFVSALYSNDYELLGRSLKDEIVEPVRSILIPFFDDLKAIALESGALGFGISGSGPSVFALCKGEAAAKKTGAAIQKYYQEKEIDFDLHLSKIGNEGVKIIS, encoded by the coding sequence ATGGAAGAAATCAAAGTATTTGCTCCGGCAACTGTTGCAAATTTATCCTGCGGATTTGACGTTTTGGGCTGCTGCCTGGAATCTATAGGCGATGAAATGCTGCTTCGGAAGAATTCCAGCGGCGAGATCAGAATTACCATGATCACCGGGCAGGACCTTCCTTTGGAAGCAGATAAAAATGTAGCAGGAGTGGCCGTTCGTGCGCTGCTGAAGAAGCTGGGTTCACAACAGGGTTTTGATATAGGGATCTATAAAAAAATCAAAGCCGGAAGCGGCATTGGCAGCAGTGCAGCCAGCTCGGCAGGAGCCGTTTTTGCCGCCAACAAACTCCTTAAAGAACCTTTTTCACCCGAAGAACTCATCCCTTTTGCTATGGAAGGGGAACGCCTTGCCAGCGGAAATGCCCATGCCGATAATGTGGCACCGGCACTTTTGGGCGGCTTTAACCTCATAAGAAGTTACGAGCCGCTGGAAGTAATTCCCCTGCCCTCTCCGCAAGATTTGCGCATGGTGATCCTGCACCCGTTAATAGAGGTAAAGACCATGGATTCGCGCTCTATTATCAGGCAGAATATCAGCCTTCAAAAAGCGGTAAAACAATGGGACAATCTGGGGGCATTTGTAAGTGCCCTGTATTCAAATGACTACGAACTTTTGGGCAGAAGCCTCAAAGATGAAATTGTAGAACCGGTGCGTTCCATTCTCATTCCCTTTTTTGACGACCTTAAGGCTATCGCCCTTGAAAGCGGTGCTTTGGGATTTGGGATTTCGGGCTCTGGCCCTTCGGTATTTGCTTTGTGCAAAGGCGAGGCTGCAGCAAAAAAAACCGGCGCAGCTATTCAGAAATACTATCAGGAAAAGGAAATCGACTTTGATCTTCACCTCTCAAAAATAGGGAATGAAGGCGTAAAAATTATATCATGA
- the thrA gene encoding bifunctional aspartate kinase/homoserine dehydrogenase I — protein MNILKFGGSSVASSKNIKLAAKIVQDHVNTDNTIAVFSAFGGVTNELLQMAELAANEDASYKDLLEKNEKRHLNVVKELIQVKDQSRILARVKNEFNRLETLYEGVYLLNELSDRTRHVISGFGEILSSLIIAEYFKSLGEDVLFVDSRELIVCRNTQEKIQVHYDKTYKNIQDFFKQNKAKLFVAPGFVARNEQGVPSTLGRGGSDFTAAIFAGALNLQLLKVYTDVDGMYTANPSIVPQAYALKNISYEEAMELSHFGAKVLYPPTLQPLLKNEIKINIKNTFNPNEPGTLISKGSKENFRWVTGITHIDAVKLINIEGSGMVGVAGFSKRCFEALFHVNISVVLITQASSEHSICLALKEDEAQAAKDALNEAFEVEIQSGKIKSMEIEDDIAIVALVGDRMKSHHGLSGKMFSALGNNNINIRAIAQGSSERNISAVIARKDVNKALNVLHEQFFEVPSKELNLFITGVGNVGSKLLNQLKNQETYLLDKLRLKVRVLGLSNSRKMVFDENGLDLTHWKELLENGEKGDKNAFFEQVKSLNLRNSIFVDNTASPEISSLYEKYLSHSISVVTCNKIACSQEFKSYSRLQDLSREYGASFLYETNVGAGLPIIDTLKNLVASGDRITKIQAVLSGSLNFVFNNYDATEPFYKVVEKAMKEGYTEPDPTIDLSGVDVARKILILSRESGLQMELEDIENKSFLSQESLEAGSNEEFFEILKKDESKFKEIYDHAAQNNAQLKYVAQLENGEASVGLQQVGPEHPFYNLSGSDNIVLFFTDRYSQQPLIVKGAGAGADVTASGIFADIIRIGKK, from the coding sequence ATGAATATCCTGAAATTCGGGGGCTCTTCTGTCGCCTCTTCGAAGAATATAAAGCTCGCTGCAAAAATTGTTCAAGATCACGTAAATACCGATAATACCATTGCTGTATTTTCAGCTTTTGGCGGCGTCACCAATGAGCTCCTGCAAATGGCCGAACTCGCCGCAAATGAAGACGCTTCTTATAAAGACCTGCTTGAAAAAAATGAAAAAAGACATCTTAATGTAGTCAAGGAATTGATACAGGTAAAGGATCAAAGCAGGATCCTGGCCCGGGTAAAGAATGAATTCAACCGCCTGGAAACACTGTATGAAGGGGTGTACCTGCTAAACGAATTGTCTGACCGCACCCGGCATGTGATCTCGGGGTTTGGAGAAATCCTCTCCTCGCTCATTATTGCTGAATATTTTAAAAGCCTGGGAGAAGACGTGCTGTTTGTAGACAGCCGTGAGCTCATTGTTTGCCGTAATACCCAGGAGAAAATTCAGGTACACTACGACAAGACGTACAAAAACATCCAGGATTTTTTTAAGCAGAACAAGGCAAAACTCTTTGTTGCACCCGGATTTGTAGCCCGCAATGAACAGGGCGTTCCCAGCACACTGGGCCGGGGCGGATCTGACTTTACGGCAGCGATCTTTGCCGGCGCGCTCAACTTGCAACTGCTTAAAGTTTACACCGATGTAGACGGAATGTACACTGCAAACCCAAGTATAGTACCACAGGCATATGCATTAAAAAACATCTCATATGAAGAGGCCATGGAGCTTTCGCATTTTGGCGCAAAGGTTTTGTACCCGCCCACCCTTCAGCCCCTTCTCAAAAATGAGATCAAGATCAATATCAAAAACACTTTTAACCCCAACGAACCCGGAACCCTTATTTCTAAAGGAAGTAAAGAAAACTTTAGATGGGTTACCGGCATCACCCATATTGATGCCGTAAAACTGATCAATATTGAAGGCAGCGGCATGGTAGGCGTAGCCGGGTTTTCAAAACGCTGTTTTGAGGCGCTATTTCACGTGAACATCAGTGTGGTTTTAATCACCCAGGCTTCTTCTGAACACAGCATTTGCCTTGCCCTAAAAGAGGATGAAGCCCAGGCTGCAAAAGATGCGCTCAATGAAGCATTTGAGGTAGAGATACAGTCGGGGAAAATTAAAAGTATGGAAATTGAAGATGATATCGCCATTGTTGCGCTGGTAGGCGACCGCATGAAGAGCCATCACGGGCTAAGCGGAAAGATGTTCAGTGCGCTGGGCAATAACAATATTAACATCAGGGCGATCGCGCAGGGCTCTTCAGAACGCAACATTTCGGCCGTGATTGCCAGAAAAGATGTGAACAAGGCATTGAATGTGCTTCACGAACAATTCTTTGAAGTGCCTTCCAAAGAGCTCAACCTCTTCATTACCGGGGTGGGCAACGTGGGCAGCAAACTGCTCAACCAGTTAAAAAATCAGGAAACCTACCTCCTGGACAAGCTTCGGCTTAAAGTGAGGGTACTTGGCCTCTCCAACTCCCGGAAAATGGTGTTCGACGAGAACGGACTCGATCTTACCCACTGGAAGGAACTTCTTGAAAACGGGGAAAAGGGTGACAAAAATGCCTTTTTTGAGCAGGTAAAATCCCTCAACCTTCGCAACAGCATTTTTGTTGACAATACAGCCAGCCCCGAGATCTCCTCTTTATACGAGAAGTACCTCTCCCACTCCATTTCGGTAGTGACCTGTAACAAGATCGCCTGTTCGCAGGAATTCAAAAGCTATTCAAGACTGCAGGATCTATCACGCGAATACGGGGCTTCCTTTTTATACGAAACCAACGTGGGTGCCGGCCTGCCCATTATAGACACGCTTAAGAACCTCGTGGCTTCGGGGGATAGAATTACTAAAATTCAGGCGGTGCTTTCGGGTAGCCTCAATTTTGTTTTCAATAACTATGATGCCACAGAACCATTTTACAAGGTGGTGGAAAAAGCCATGAAAGAAGGCTATACCGAACCCGATCCCACTATTGACCTGAGTGGCGTTGATGTGGCCCGGAAAATACTCATCCTTTCCCGCGAAAGCGGACTCCAGATGGAACTTGAAGATATAGAAAACAAGAGTTTTCTTTCTCAAGAGAGCCTTGAAGCCGGTTCTAATGAAGAATTCTTTGAGATACTGAAGAAAGACGAATCTAAATTCAAAGAGATCTATGACCATGCTGCCCAGAACAATGCCCAGTTAAAATATGTGGCCCAGCTTGAAAACGGCGAGGCCAGTGTGGGGCTGCAACAAGTGGGGCCAGAGCATCCGTTCTATAATCTGAGCGGCAGTGACAACATCGTACTTTTCTTTACCGATCGCTACAGCCAGCAGCCATTGATCGTGAAAGGCGCAGGTGCCGGTGCCGATGTTACCGCCTCCGGGATCTTTGCCGACATAATAAGGATCGGAAAAAAATAG
- a CDS encoding DUF7282 domain-containing protein translates to MKLKKFYLLMLPIILSLGLVACSDDDDGGVDPELPPTGAIVVDEQVTVQDGTLTINSVNISEDGWVVIHRDDDGAPVVPEIISVPKQIDDGPTTNVTIELKDGEQVQNGETLWVMLHVDNGQSGVYEFDTVDGVDAPVTDLQGDIVTLPFTATVEGDDVLLTAADQDLVNGVVYVESISLEEDGWVVIHESNANGDGPQVPEIISQAVYLEAGAYANVGVPLKEDATVEAGDVLWVMLHEDTGEEGVYEFDGENELDSPLTKDGDIVVTSITINDVTEAAMSGMLTVNDQPIADNTITVEAINVDMDGWVVVHASNEAGDGPQVPEIISEPVYLEAGDNTDVVVTFEEDANVAAGDTVWVMLHDDTGVEEVYEFDNMNGLDLPLFDDDGIIVTPITLE, encoded by the coding sequence ATGAAATTAAAGAAATTTTATCTTCTAATGTTGCCAATAATTCTAAGTCTCGGATTAGTGGCGTGTAGTGATGATGACGATGGTGGGGTAGACCCAGAACTTCCACCAACCGGAGCTATTGTTGTAGATGAGCAGGTAACTGTGCAGGATGGTACCTTAACCATCAATTCGGTAAATATTAGTGAAGACGGTTGGGTGGTAATTCACCGTGATGATGACGGAGCACCTGTAGTGCCTGAAATTATCTCTGTTCCCAAACAAATTGATGATGGGCCTACCACTAATGTGACTATTGAGTTAAAAGACGGGGAACAGGTACAAAACGGAGAAACCCTTTGGGTAATGCTTCACGTAGATAACGGCCAGAGCGGCGTGTATGAATTTGATACCGTTGACGGCGTTGATGCCCCTGTGACCGATTTACAGGGAGATATCGTAACCCTGCCATTTACTGCGACTGTAGAAGGTGATGATGTATTGCTTACTGCTGCCGATCAGGATCTTGTGAACGGAGTGGTTTATGTTGAATCTATTAGCCTTGAAGAAGACGGTTGGGTGGTGATCCACGAATCTAATGCCAACGGAGACGGGCCTCAGGTTCCTGAAATCATTTCTCAGGCTGTTTATCTTGAAGCCGGTGCCTATGCTAATGTAGGTGTGCCATTGAAAGAAGACGCCACAGTTGAAGCCGGAGATGTTCTATGGGTAATGCTCCATGAAGACACCGGGGAAGAGGGTGTTTATGAATTTGACGGGGAGAATGAACTTGACAGTCCTCTTACAAAAGATGGGGACATTGTTGTTACTTCCATTACCATCAATGATGTCACTGAGGCTGCAATGAGCGGTATGCTTACGGTAAACGACCAGCCAATCGCCGATAATACCATTACTGTTGAAGCCATTAATGTTGATATGGACGGATGGGTTGTAGTTCACGCTTCAAATGAAGCCGGAGACGGGCCCCAGGTTCCCGAGATCATTTCTGAACCTGTTTACCTTGAAGCCGGAGACAACACCGATGTTGTGGTTACTTTTGAAGAAGACGCCAATGTTGCTGCAGGAGATACCGTTTGGGTAATGCTGCATGACGATACGGGAGTTGAAGAAGTCTATGAATTCGACAACATGAACGGGCTTGATTTGCCTCTGTTTGATGATGACGGAATCATTGTCACTCCTATCACTCTAGAGTAG